The Aspergillus luchuensis IFO 4308 DNA, chromosome 7, nearly complete sequence genome has a segment encoding these proteins:
- the VAS1 gene encoding valine--tRNA ligase (COG:J;~EggNog:ENOG410PI3F;~InterPro:IPR013155,IPR009080,IPR001412,IPR033705, IPR014729,IPR009008,IPR002300,IPR002303;~PFAM:PF08264,PF00133;~go_function: GO:0000166 - nucleotide binding [Evidence IEA];~go_function: GO:0002161 - aminoacyl-tRNA editing activity [Evidence IEA];~go_function: GO:0004812 - aminoacyl-tRNA ligase activity [Evidence IEA];~go_function: GO:0004832 - valine-tRNA ligase activity [Evidence IEA];~go_function: GO:0005524 - ATP binding [Evidence IEA];~go_process: GO:0006418 - tRNA aminoacylation for protein translation [Evidence IEA];~go_process: GO:0006438 - valyl-tRNA aminoacylation [Evidence IEA]) produces MAQPSAPQNPTGEPKAPVDVPPQADDQLRNQDANAAAQPAEGQKVKSEKELERERRKAEKAKKFAEKQAKAAAAKTAAPKAEKKPKVEKEKTTDAYDPKVIEAGRYEWWEERGLFKPEFGSDNKVKPEGYFVIPIPPPNVTGALHMGHALTNALQDTMIRWQRMKGKTTLWLPGMDHAGISTQSVVEKMLWKLEKKTRHDLGREAFLERVWDWKKEYHANIKNALRRVGGSFDWTREAFTMDPNLSAAVTETFVRLHEEGIIYRANRLVNWCVALNTSLSNLEVENKEVEGRTLLDVPGYDKKIEFGVLTHFCYEVDVDGKTERIEIATTRPETMIGDSGIAVHPDDKRYAHLVGKNARHPFVDRLMPIVADKDVDPEFGTGAVKITPAHDFNDFNRGKAHNLEFISVLNDDGTFNSKGGPFAGMKRFDARYKVIEMLKEKGLYVKWENNPMKIPRCAKSNDVIEPILKPQWWMKMESLAKPALEAVEKGEIVIKPESAEKSYYRWMTNINDWCLSRQLWWGHQAPAYFVQIEGEENDDSDGERWVTGRTEEAAREKAEAKFPGKKFSLVRDPDVLDTWFSSGLWPFSTLGWPNKTHDLENLYPTSVLETGWDILFFWVARMIMLGIKMTGQVPFREVYCHSLIRDSEGRKMSKSLGNVVDPLDVMEGIQLQELHAKLLTGNLAEKEVATATKYQKKAFPKGIPECGADALRFALVSYTTGGGDIAFDVQVIHGYRRFCNKIYQATKFVLGKLGDNFKPKATPTKTGKESLSERWILHKFNQAAKEMNETLEQREFSQSAQIVYQYWYSQLCDVFIENSKFLLAEDVPAEVQESAKQTLYTALEGALTLIHPMMPFVTEELWQRLPRREGDATISIMKAKYPEYTPEFDDVEAETAYELILNTSKAVRSIMAQYEIKTKADVVIQTYDATSYKTISDELTSIKSLGGKFLGDLSVLGPENTVPPSGCVVAPVSSQAAVYLRVSKEVALEQEHKAKASLEKARETVGRQQKLISSAGWEKAKPEVREAEQKKLRDAESEAARLEEQIREFEKLRLE; encoded by the exons ATGGCCCAGCCCTCTGCTCCCCAAAACCCGA CTGGTGAGCCCAAGGCTCCCGTCGACGTTCCTCCCCAGGCCGACGACCAGTTGCGGAACCAGGATGCCAATGCTGCCGCTCAGCCCGCCGAGGgccagaaggtgaagagcgAGAAGGAAC TGGAGCGTGAACGTcgcaaggccgagaaggcgaagaagttCGCCGAGAAGCAGGCCAAGGCCGCTGCTGCGAAGACTGCCGCccccaaggccgagaagaagcctaaggtcgagaaggagaagactaCTGATGCGTACGACCCCAAGGTTATCGAGGCTGGCCGTTACGAATGGTGGGAGGAACGCGGCCTGTTCAAGCCCGAGTTCGGCTCGGACAACAAGGTCAAGCCTGAAGGTTACTTCGtcattcccatccctcctcccaatgTGACCGGTGCTCTGCACATGGGTCACGCCCTTACCAACGCCCTCCAAGACACCATGATCCGCTGGCAGCGCATGAAGGGCAAGACTACCCTGTGGCTGCCCGGTATGGACCACGCCGGTATCTCCACCCAGAGTGTCGTCGAGAAGATGCTCtggaagttggagaagaagacccgTCACGACCTGGGTCGTGAGGCTTTCCTCGAGCGCGTGTGGgactggaagaaggaataCCATGCCAACATCAAGAACGCCCTTCGCAGAGTCGGTGGTTCCTTCGACTGGACCCGCGAGGCCTTCACCATGGACCCCAACCTGTCCGCCGCCGTCACGGAGACTTTCGTTCGCCTCCACGAGGAGGGCATCATCTACCGTGCCAACCGCCTGGTCAACTGGTGTGTGGCTCTGAACACCTCTCTGTCCAACCTCGAAGTTGAGAACAAGGAGGTTGAGGGTCGTACTCTCCTCGACGTGCCGGGCTACGACAAGAAGATCGAGTTCGGTGTCTTGACTCACTTCTGCTACGAGGTCGATGTCGATGGTAAGACCGAGCGTATCGAGATCGCCACCACTCGTCCCGAGACCATGATCGGTGACAGTGGTATTGCTGTCCACCCCGACGACAAGCGCTACGCCCACTTGGTCGGCAAGAACGCTCGCCACCCCTTCGTTGACCGCTTGATGCCCATCGTTGCTGACAAGGATGTCGACCCCGAGTTCGGTACTGGTGCCGTCAAGATCACCCCCGCCCACGATTTCAACGATTTCAACCGTGGAAAGGCCCACAACCTCGAGTTCATCTCTGTGCTGAACGACGATGGTACCTTCAACAGCAAGGGTGGTCCCTTCGCTGGCATGAAGCGCTTCGACGCCCGTTACAAGGTCATCGAGATgctcaaggagaagggtCTGTACGTCAAGTGGGAGAACAACCCCATGAAGATTCCTCGCTGCGCCAAGTCCAACGATGTTATCGAACCCATCCTCAAGCCCCagtggtggatgaagatggagagtcTCGCCAAGCCGGCTCTCGAGGCCGTTGAGAAGGGCGAGATTGTCATCAAGCCCGAGTCTGCTGAGAAGAGCTACTACCGCTGGATGACCAACATCAACGACTGGTGTTTGTCCCGTCAGCTCTGGTGGGGTCACCAGGCTCCCGCCTACTTCGTTCAGATCGAGGGTGAGGAGAACGATGACAGCGATGGCGAGCGCTGGGTCACTGGCCGCACCGAGGAGGCTGCCCGGGAGAAGGCTGAAGCCAAGTTCCCTGGCAAGAAGTTCAGCTTGGTCCGGGATCCTGATGTCCTTGATACCTGGTTCTCTTCTGGACTGTGGCCGTTCTCAACCCTGGGCTGGCCCAACAAGACCCACGACCTGGAGAACCTGTACCCCACTTCCGTCTTGGAGACTGGTTGGGATATTCTGTTCTTCTGGGTTGCCAGAATGATCATGCTTGGTATTAAGATGACCGGCCAGGTTCCCTTCCGGGAGGTGTACTGCCACTCTCTGATCCGTGATTCCGAGGGCCGCAAGATGTCTAAGTCTCTGGGTAACGTTGTTGACCCTCTGGATGTCATGGAGGGTATCCAGCTCCAGGAACTCCACGCCAAGCTGCTCACCGGTAACCTCGCCGAGAAGGAAGTTGCTACTGCTACCAAGTACCAGAAGAAGGCTTTCCCCAAGGGTATTCCCGAGTGTGGTGCTGATGCTCTGCGCTTCGCCTTGGTTTCTTACACTACTGGCG GTGGTGATATTGCGTTCGACGTCCAGGTCATTCACGGTTACCGCCGTTTCTGTAACAAGATCTACCAGGCCACCAAGTTCGTGCTTGGCAAGTTGGGCGACAACTTCAAGCCCAAGGCTACCCCTACCAAGACCGGCAAGGAGTCTCTGTCTGAGCGCTGGATTCTGCACAAGTTCAACCAGGCTGCCAAGGAGATGAACGAGACCCTGGAGCAGCGCGAGTTCTCCCAGTCTGCTCAGATCGTCTACCAGTACTGGTACAGCCAACTCTGTGACGTCTTCATCGAGAACTCCAAGTTCCTCCTGGCAGAGGACGTCCCCGCTGAGGTGCAGGAGTCTGCCAAGCAGACCCTCTACACTGCACTGGAGGGTGCTCTGACCCTCATTCACCCCATGATGCCCTTCGTCACCGAGGAACTCTGGCAACGTCTCCCCCGCCGTGAGGGCGATGCCACGATCTCGATCATGAAGGCCAAGTACCCCGAGTACACTCCCGAGTTCGATGACGTCGAGGCCGAGACTGCCTACGAGCTGATTCTCAACACCTCCAAGGCTGTCCGGTCCATCATGGCCCAGTATGAGATCAAGACCAAGGCCGATGTCGTCATCCAGACCTACGACGCCACCAGCTACAAGACCATCTCCGACGAGCTCACCAGCATCAAGTCGCTTGGTGGTAAGTTCCTGGGCGATCTCAGCGTGCTTGGCCCTGAGAACACCGTTCCCCCGTCGGGCTGCGTTGTGGCTCCTGTCAGCTCCCAGGCGGCCGTCTACCTCCGTGTGTCCAAGGAGGTGGCCCTTGAGCAGGAGCACAAGGCTAAGGCCAGTCTTGAGAAGGCTCGCGAGACCGTTGGTCGCCAGCAGAAGCTGATCAGCAGTGCTGGTTGGGAGAAGGCCAAGCCCGAGGTTCGCGAGGccgagcagaagaagctccgCGATGCCGAGAGCGAGGCCGCTCGGTTGGAGGAGCAGATCCGCGAGTTCGAGAAGCTGCGGTTGGAGTAG
- the RPF2 gene encoding rRNA-binding ribosome biosynthesis protein RPF2 (BUSCO:EOG09263EBB;~COG:J;~EggNog:ENOG410PFUF;~InterPro:IPR007109,IPR039770;~PFAM:PF04427;~go_function: GO:0019843 - rRNA binding [Evidence IEA];~go_process: GO:0000027 - ribosomal large subunit assembly [Evidence IEA];~go_process: GO:0000470 - maturation of LSU-rRNA [Evidence IEA]) codes for MLREVKPKNARTARILKAKEPQLIEPPKRTLLLHGSKCPQPLHTVLKTFHSLTRPNSVLFHKKNANIHPFESVESLEFLADKNECGMVVFGSSNKKRPNCVTLARVFNSKILDMCELLLLPNQDQTAGLESLQIGIGMRPMLLFSGSAWDDETSTAHVMLKSMFVDMFKGETSDKIDVEGLQYVLMIGAEEATDGLAPVVHLRWYKLRTKRSGHKLPRVELDEIGPKFDFKVGRLQEAPREVMKEAMKQGKRPNEEIKLKKNIGLDSIGDKIGRVHLGKQDLSGLQTRKMKGLKRRAGVESDDEEGDADMMDVDEISEDEGRKRTKTA; via the exons ATGCTCCGAGAAGT AAAACCTAAGAACGCGCGCACCGCGCGCATCCTCAAAGCCAAAGAGCCGCAACTTATCGAGCCCCCGAAACGGactcttctccttcacggATCGAAATGCCCTCAACCGCTGCACACGGTGCTGAAGACCTTCCACTCACTGACTCGGCCCAATTCGGTTCTATTCCACAAGAAGAATGCCAACATCCACCCGTTCGAGAGCGTTGAGAGCCTGGAGTTTTTGGCCGACAAGAACGAGTGCGGCATGGTCGTGTTCGGaagcagcaacaagaagcGCCCTAACTGCGTGACGCTGGCTCGGGTGTTCAACTCCAAGATCCTGGATATGTGTgagctgttgttgttgccgaaTCAGGACCAGACGGCTGGGTTGGAGAGTCTGCAGATTGGTATTGGCATGCGGCCGATGCTGTTGTTCTCGGGCAGTGCTTGGGATGATGAGACGTCGACGGCGCATGTTATGCTGAAGAGCATGTTTGTGGATATGTTCAAGGGAGAGACGAGTGATAAGATTGATGTTGAGGGTCTGCAGTATGTGTTGATGATTGGCGCGGAGGAGGCCACGGACGGGCTGGCGCCTGTTGTGCACCTTCGCTGGTACAAGTTGCGGACGAAGCGCAGTGGGCATAAGTTGCCTCGTGTGGAGTTGGATGAGATTGGTCCTAAGTTTGACTTCAAGGTTGGACGTCTGCAAGAGGCGCCGAGGGAGGTCATGAAGGAGGCCATGAAGCAGGGTAAGCGGCCGAATGAGGAGATCAAGCTCAAGAAGAACATTGGGTTGGATTCGATCGGTGATAAGATCGGTCGCGTGCATCTGGGTAAGCAGGATCTTAGCGGTCTGCAGACTCGTAAGATGAAGGGTTTGAAGCGTCGTGCTGGTGTCGagtcggatgatgaggagggtgatGCCGatatgatggatgtggatgagatttcggaggatgagggacGCAAGCGGACGAAGACGGCCTGA
- a CDS encoding Tim17/Tim22/Tim23/Pmp24 family protein (COG:U;~EggNog:ENOG410PN4H;~InterPro:IPR019531;~PFAM:PF02466;~TransMembrane:2 (i125-142o165-183i)) gives MDALMSRLDSLVTNPDLAPLLALVKGVRNGAVYGAKVRFPHALVMIFLFRSGTIREKVKLVLKATRQHARNLATFALIWKGVMLALRNINPTTGGKEGRYDSFMAGLVGGYVVFGRHKTSITQQIVIYVFARVMLAMAKLAVRPNMHPLSSSITPDARSKMESNAWPVFASLTWAFVMYIFRWHPDTLMSSLRSSMVYIYADSDHWDSFRNFLIHNK, from the exons ATGGATGCTCTAATG TCCCGTCTTGACTCACTAGTCACAAACCCCGATCTTGCGCCGCTCTTAGCTCTCGTCAAAGGTGTGCGCAATGGCGCCGTCTACGGTGCCAAAGTGCGGTTTCCGCATGCTTTAGT AatgatcttcctcttccgttCCGGAAC AATTCGAGAAAAGGTCAAGCTCGTTCTTAAAGCTACCCGTCAACACGCTCGCAACCTAGCCACCTTCGCACTCATCTGGAAGGGCGTCATGCTCGCACTTCGCAATATAAACCCCACCACTGGCGGAAAGGAAGGCAGATACGATAGTTTCATGGCTGGGTTGGTAGGAGGGTACGTGGTCTTTGGAAGACACAAGACGAGCATTACGCAACAG ATCGTCATCTACGTCTTCGCGCGCGTTATGCTCGCAATGGCCAAACTGGCCGTCCGGCCCAACATGCACCCGCTGTCGTCGTCGATTACTCCGGATGCGAGATCCAAGATGGAGAGTAATGCCTGGCCAGTATTCGCCAGTTTGACATGGGCCTTTGTCATGTATATTTTCCGGTGGCACCCAGATACCCTGATGTCGAGTTTGAGGAGCAGTATGGTGTATAT CTACGCCGACTCCGACCACTGGGATTCGTTCCGCAATTTCTTGATACACAACAAATAG
- a CDS encoding Zn(II)2Cys6 transcription factor (COG:S;~EggNog:ENOG410PMMC;~InterPro:IPR036864,IPR001138;~go_function: GO:0000981 - DNA-binding transcription factor activity, RNA polymerase II-specific [Evidence IEA];~go_function: GO:0008270 - zinc ion binding [Evidence IEA];~go_process: GO:0006355 - regulation of transcription, DNA-templated [Evidence IEA]), protein MRKKTCLTCKSRKVRCDGVQPVCSRCSKSSHSCRYAQHRSRTIAFRHSKLSTLVAQAEGFTQNAEIDVSVSTQHPASTPVVIEPTQVPSTSLFPTGPVVFALPANDRALPHNVIRYPASESGEATSSPSFPRNPYTVSPTAPIPRPGFFYRHALRRLTTIEGELLHFFVQNIGPWLDVTSPERHYTYTVPRLSLQCTLLHTAIMACSAHILRLLNPERTELSSEEDKYQSTCINLLIPILNDVGSAVQDEAVLATITILRMSEQYDEYHIDRQCHLVPGSFAHLDPSVQASTRTGGSTTSDLLLLRAG, encoded by the exons TCTGACATGCAAATCTCGCAAGGTGCGAT GCGATGGAGTTCAACCTGTCTGTAGTCGCTGCTCGAAGTCAAGTCACTCCTGTCGCTACGCTCAACATCGGTCTAGGACCATCGCCTTTCGACATAGCAAATTGTCGACTCTCGTAGCTCAAGCAGAAGGATTCACCCAAAATGCTGAGATAGACGTTTCAGTCTCAACACAGCACCCTGCATCTACTCCGGTGGTGATAGAACCCACTCAAGTGCCATCAACGTCTCTATTTCCTACTGGACCGGTGGTGTTTGCTCTCCCCGCTAACGACCGAGCCCTACCGCATAATGTCATTCGCTATCCTGCCTCTGAGTCAGGAGAAGCAACATCGAGTCCATCCTTCCCACGAAACCCGTACACAGTTTCGCCGACTGCACCAATCCCCAGGCCTGGTTTCTTCTACAGACATGCGCTTCGGAGACTAACAACCATAGAGGGCGAACTATTACACTTCTTTGTGCAGAACATCGGACCCTGG CTAGATGTCACCAGCCCTGAGCGCCATTATACATATACCGTTCCTCG ACTATCGCTCCAATgcaccctcctccacacagccatcatggcctgCTCCGCGCacatcctccgcctcctcaaccccgaGCGAACCGAGCTGTCatccgaagaagacaaaTACCAATCCACAtgcatcaatctcctcatcccaaTCCTCAACGACGTAGGCTCAGCAGTCCAGGACGAAGCCGTGCtcgccaccatcaccatcctccgtATGTCCGAGCAATACGACGAATACCACATAGACCGCCAATGCCACCTAGTCCCAGGATCATTCGCACATCTCGACCCTTCTGTGCAAGCATCCACCCGCACAGGGGGGTCTACTACAAGCGACCTTCTACTCCTACGTGCGGGCTGA